In a single window of the Synergistaceae bacterium genome:
- a CDS encoding type II toxin-antitoxin system RelE/ParE family toxin has product MKTIEYSKQARKFLDRQTEATRERIITAINGIPERKGDIKRMEGGTGWRLRVGSYRVLFDENGYIIFISRIKTRGDAYKGGKH; this is encoded by the coding sequence ATGAAGACAATAGAGTACTCAAAGCAGGCACGGAAATTTCTTGACAGGCAGACCGAAGCCACAAGAGAGCGTATAATTACTGCTATCAATGGCATCCCGGAACGCAAAGGAGACATCAAGCGCATGGAGGGCGGAACAGGCTGGCGGCTTCGCGTAGGAAGCTACAGGGTACTGTTTGATGAAAACGGATATATAATCTTCATATCACGCATCAAGACGCGCGGGGATGCCTACAAAGGAGGAAAACACTAA